In Microbacterium sp. AB, a single genomic region encodes these proteins:
- a CDS encoding PTS fructose transporter subunit IIABC: MVSTITTQLVSLDEDLGADKEAVLRALSARFVAQGRARDADELFAAAWAREETDATGLPGGIAIPHAKSATVTEASLAFARLSPGVDFGASDGPADIVFMIAAPDTAAEEHLAVLSALARHLMDEDFLAALRAAKDAEEAVAIVRAAIGEDGGEAPSAPQAAAAAAPVEDGPRVDGHPARIVAVTACATGIAHTYMAADALTAAAKKAGVEFAVEPQGSSGYDPFDPRTISEADAVIFAVDVDVREPQRFAGKPVVRRPVKAGIEHASELIAQAVAAATDPSAERVSGDASAAAAASNAPAESFGARIQRVLLTGVSYMIPFVAGGGLLMALGFLFGGFEINASANDIVVSNALWNLPDGGLTEYLGAVLFAIGNISMSFLVAALAGYIAFAIADRPGLAPGFVAGSVAVLMSAGFIGGIVGGLLAGLAAWWLGSLKVPRWLRGLMPVVIIPLLASIFASGLLVLFLGSPIAALMALMTEGLNNLAGSGLIVVVGIILGLMMCFDLGGPVNKVAYAFAVASLGDASATNTVPYLIMGAVMTAGMVPPLAMALASTVLARKEFTAPERENGKAAWLLGLSFISEGAIPFAAADPLRVIPASMLGGAVTGALTMLFGVGSRAPHGGIFVFFAIDPLWGFALALLAGTVVAAFAVVFLKRFARRRENVVVAAQAEAVAA, from the coding sequence ATCGTGTCCACCATCACCACCCAGCTCGTCAGTCTCGACGAGGACCTCGGAGCAGACAAGGAGGCTGTGCTCCGCGCCCTCTCCGCGCGTTTCGTCGCCCAGGGCCGTGCCCGTGACGCCGACGAGCTCTTCGCCGCGGCGTGGGCGCGCGAGGAGACCGACGCGACGGGCCTGCCCGGCGGCATCGCCATCCCCCACGCCAAGAGCGCCACCGTCACGGAGGCCTCGCTCGCCTTCGCCCGCCTCTCGCCGGGCGTCGACTTCGGCGCCTCCGACGGCCCCGCGGACATCGTCTTCATGATCGCCGCCCCCGACACGGCGGCGGAGGAGCATCTCGCCGTGCTGTCGGCCCTCGCGCGCCACCTCATGGACGAGGACTTCCTCGCGGCCCTGCGTGCCGCGAAGGACGCCGAGGAGGCCGTCGCGATCGTCCGCGCCGCGATCGGCGAGGACGGGGGAGAGGCGCCGTCGGCTCCGCAGGCCGCGGCCGCCGCGGCCCCCGTCGAGGACGGCCCCCGCGTCGACGGGCATCCCGCGCGCATCGTCGCGGTCACGGCCTGCGCGACGGGCATCGCCCACACCTACATGGCGGCGGACGCCCTGACGGCCGCCGCGAAGAAGGCGGGCGTCGAGTTCGCCGTCGAGCCCCAGGGCTCGAGCGGCTACGACCCCTTCGACCCCCGGACGATCTCCGAGGCCGACGCCGTGATCTTCGCGGTCGACGTCGACGTGCGCGAGCCGCAGCGCTTCGCGGGCAAGCCCGTCGTCCGCCGCCCCGTCAAGGCCGGCATCGAGCACGCCTCCGAGCTCATCGCCCAGGCGGTCGCCGCGGCGACCGACCCGTCGGCCGAGCGCGTGAGCGGCGACGCGTCCGCCGCCGCGGCCGCCTCGAACGCCCCCGCGGAGTCGTTCGGCGCGCGCATCCAGCGCGTCCTGCTCACGGGCGTGTCGTACATGATCCCGTTCGTCGCGGGCGGCGGTCTGCTCATGGCGCTGGGCTTCCTGTTCGGCGGCTTCGAGATCAACGCCTCGGCCAACGACATCGTCGTGAGCAATGCGCTGTGGAACCTGCCGGACGGCGGCCTCACGGAGTACCTCGGGGCGGTCCTCTTCGCGATCGGCAACATCTCGATGAGCTTCCTCGTCGCGGCGCTCGCGGGCTACATCGCCTTCGCGATCGCCGACAGGCCGGGCCTCGCGCCGGGCTTCGTCGCCGGATCGGTCGCGGTGCTCATGAGCGCGGGCTTCATCGGCGGCATCGTCGGCGGCCTGCTCGCCGGCCTCGCGGCCTGGTGGCTCGGCTCGCTCAAGGTCCCGAGGTGGCTGCGCGGCCTCATGCCGGTCGTCATCATCCCGCTGCTGGCCTCGATCTTCGCCTCCGGGCTGCTGGTGCTCTTCCTCGGGTCGCCGATCGCGGCGCTCATGGCCCTCATGACGGAAGGGCTCAACAACCTCGCCGGCTCCGGCCTCATCGTCGTCGTGGGCATCATCCTCGGCCTCATGATGTGCTTCGACCTCGGCGGCCCCGTCAACAAGGTCGCCTACGCGTTCGCCGTCGCGAGCCTCGGCGACGCCTCCGCCACGAACACCGTGCCGTACCTCATCATGGGCGCCGTCATGACGGCGGGGATGGTGCCGCCGCTGGCCATGGCGCTCGCGTCGACCGTGCTCGCGCGCAAGGAGTTCACCGCCCCCGAGCGGGAGAACGGCAAGGCGGCCTGGCTGCTGGGCCTGTCGTTCATCTCGGAGGGCGCCATCCCGTTCGCCGCGGCGGACCCGCTGCGCGTCATCCCGGCCTCGATGCTCGGCGGCGCGGTGACCGGCGCGCTCACGATGCTCTTCGGCGTCGGCTCGCGCGCGCCCCACGGCGGGATCTTCGTGTTCTTCGCGATCGACCCGCTGTGGGGCTTCGCGCTGGCGCTCCTCGCGGGGACGGTGGTCGCGGCCTTCGCCGTGGTCTTCCTCAAGAGGTTCGCCCGCAGGCGCGAGAACGTCGTCGTGGCGGCGCAGGCGGAGGCCGTCGCGGCGTAG